The following proteins come from a genomic window of Nostoc sp. TCL26-01:
- a CDS encoding serine/threonine-protein kinase has protein sequence MLGNTLVGRYQIISHLGGGGFGETFVACDTHLPGLPKCVVKKLQPPANDSRTLEIARRLFDTEAQVLYKLGRCDRIPQLLAYFEENAEFYLVQEFISGHDLSQELTPGKTFTQDEVSILLQEILAILEFVHQQNVIHRDVNPRNLLRRQDGNLILIDFGAVKQITTQLITPTSENKSTVVIGTPGYIPGEQAQGNPKFSSDIYAVGIIAIQALTGLSTHQLEYDDDTNEIIWHNHAAVSPEFAKLIDKMVCYDFRERYQSATAALQALKAITEPAPDTLAIIPTLPPGKISFPQIKKGILLKFLLAILLISATGVTSIFIVNSINTNNATELTKQGNILFELQRYPDALAIYQKAVTIRPDYAQGWHGKAKTLGELKQYQKALIAYDKTIQLQPNYVEAWSGRGFTLQSLQRYAEAIASFDKALKLNNNYPEVWNARAVAFSNLKQYDQALKSYEKALEFQPDAYEIWYSKGLVLQNLQEYEKAIDAYNKALEIKSDYAPAWYNLGNAKVKLNRYEDAFQAYDKAVQYKSTFTAAWLSRGNVLIILKRYPEAIESFKKVIQINPNSYQAWYGQGWSQHQSQRYVEAIAAYKKAAQIKPNNYQVWYNLGNSQYILQEYQAAIASYDQATRYKPSHYESWYSKGNALLNLQQYQEAIAAYEQAIKYKSDYHQAINARDEAQRQLEAATPKPVTIPIMPDPEFNSPPQEN, from the coding sequence ATGCTGGGAAACACACTTGTTGGAAGATACCAAATTATTAGCCACTTGGGAGGTGGGGGATTTGGTGAAACTTTTGTGGCTTGTGATACTCATTTGCCTGGATTACCTAAGTGTGTTGTGAAAAAACTCCAACCCCCAGCTAATGATTCTCGGACTTTAGAGATAGCTAGGCGATTATTTGATACGGAAGCGCAAGTTTTGTATAAGTTGGGAAGGTGCGATCGCATTCCCCAGCTTTTAGCTTATTTTGAAGAAAATGCTGAGTTTTATTTAGTACAAGAATTTATCTCTGGTCATGATCTGAGTCAAGAATTAACACCAGGAAAAACTTTTACTCAGGATGAAGTCAGTATACTATTGCAAGAAATTCTTGCCATTCTAGAATTTGTCCATCAGCAAAATGTGATTCACCGTGATGTTAATCCGCGAAATTTGCTCAGGCGACAAGATGGCAATTTGATTTTAATTGACTTTGGAGCAGTTAAACAAATTACAACGCAACTGATTACGCCCACCAGTGAAAATAAATCGACTGTGGTAATTGGTACTCCTGGCTATATACCGGGAGAACAAGCACAAGGAAACCCCAAATTTAGTAGCGATATCTATGCGGTGGGGATTATTGCTATTCAAGCTCTCACAGGTTTATCAACTCATCAACTAGAATATGATGACGATACGAATGAGATTATCTGGCACAATCATGCAGCAGTTTCACCAGAATTTGCTAAATTGATTGACAAAATGGTTTGTTATGATTTTCGAGAACGTTACCAGTCAGCAACGGCTGCATTACAAGCACTTAAAGCCATCACAGAACCAGCACCTGATACTCTAGCTATCATTCCTACTCTCCCACCTGGAAAAATTAGCTTTCCTCAAATTAAAAAAGGCATATTACTCAAGTTTTTATTAGCAATATTATTAATTAGTGCAACTGGTGTAACATCAATTTTTATTGTGAATAGTATTAATACTAATAATGCGACAGAATTAACTAAACAAGGGAATATACTTTTTGAACTACAACGTTATCCAGATGCTCTAGCTATTTATCAAAAGGCTGTTACTATTAGACCAGATTATGCCCAAGGTTGGCATGGTAAAGCTAAAACTCTTGGGGAATTAAAGCAATATCAAAAAGCACTTATAGCTTATGACAAAACTATTCAACTCCAACCAAATTATGTAGAAGCTTGGAGTGGACGCGGTTTTACTCTACAAAGTTTACAGCGATATGCAGAGGCGATCGCTTCTTTTGATAAAGCCTTAAAACTGAATAATAACTACCCAGAAGTCTGGAATGCTAGAGCAGTAGCTTTCAGCAACTTAAAGCAATATGATCAAGCTTTAAAATCTTATGAAAAAGCTCTGGAGTTTCAACCAGATGCTTATGAAATTTGGTATAGTAAAGGGCTAGTTTTACAAAATCTTCAAGAATACGAAAAAGCTATTGACGCTTACAACAAAGCTCTAGAAATTAAATCTGATTATGCGCCGGCTTGGTATAACTTGGGCAATGCCAAAGTCAAGCTGAACCGCTATGAAGATGCCTTTCAAGCTTATGATAAAGCGGTACAATATAAGTCAACTTTTACAGCAGCATGGTTATCAAGAGGTAACGTTCTGATTATATTAAAACGTTATCCTGAAGCGATTGAGTCATTTAAAAAAGTCATTCAAATAAATCCCAATAGTTATCAAGCATGGTATGGGCAAGGCTGGTCACAACATCAAAGCCAACGCTATGTAGAAGCAATAGCAGCTTATAAAAAAGCAGCACAAATCAAACCAAATAATTATCAAGTCTGGTATAATTTGGGTAATTCTCAATATATCTTACAGGAATATCAAGCAGCGATCGCCTCCTACGATCAGGCAACCCGTTACAAACCAAGTCATTACGAAAGTTGGTACAGTAAAGGCAATGCCCTATTAAATTTACAGCAGTATCAAGAAGCGATCGCTGCTTACGAACAAGCTATTAAATATAAGTCAGATTATCATCAAGCAATTAATGCTCGTGACGAAGCACAACGTCAATTAGAAGCCGCAACACCAAAGCCTGTAACTATACCAATCATGCCTGATCCTGAATTTAACAGTCCCCCACAGGAAAATTAA
- a CDS encoding aldehyde dehydrogenase family protein, which translates to MVTAKEPKQQVKIGPTRLLINNEWVESVSGRRFETINPATGEIICEVAEADAPDVDKAVQVARAAFTSGEWSKISATKRGELLYKLADLIAQNIDELAQLETLDNGKPLQDSLSDLELVIATYRYYAGWADKVQGKTIPINGPYFCYTRHEPVGVVGQIIPWNFPLLMQAWKLAPALATGNTVVMKTAEQTPLSALRVGELIVEAGFPPGVVNILSGYGPTAGAAIARHMDIDKVAFTGSTEVGHLIMEAAAKSNLKRVTLELGGKSPNIVFADADFDQAIAGAHDAIFFNQGQCCCAGSRLFVEEKCYDEFVAKTVEKARNRIVGNPFDPDTEQGPQVDQEQFNRVMSYIESGMREGAQMLCGGNRVGEQGYFIAPTVFADVRDEMKIAQEEIFGPVMSIIKFKDIEEVIQRANATMYGLAAAVWTQDITKAQAIANNVRAGTIWVNCYDVFDAAAPFGGFKQSGIGRELGEYGLQQYTEIKTVTIKL; encoded by the coding sequence ATGGTTACAGCAAAGGAACCAAAACAACAGGTTAAAATCGGCCCCACCAGACTGCTAATTAATAATGAATGGGTGGAAAGCGTTAGCGGTCGGAGATTTGAGACGATTAACCCAGCTACAGGTGAGATAATCTGTGAAGTAGCAGAAGCAGATGCGCCAGATGTGGACAAAGCCGTGCAAGTAGCCCGTGCGGCTTTTACCAGTGGAGAATGGTCGAAGATATCTGCCACCAAACGGGGAGAGTTACTTTACAAACTAGCAGATTTAATTGCTCAAAATATTGATGAGTTGGCACAGCTAGAAACCTTAGACAACGGTAAGCCGCTACAAGATTCCTTGAGTGATTTGGAATTAGTCATTGCTACTTACCGTTACTATGCAGGCTGGGCTGACAAAGTACAAGGTAAAACTATCCCTATCAACGGCCCTTATTTTTGCTACACTCGCCACGAACCCGTGGGTGTAGTTGGGCAGATTATCCCCTGGAATTTCCCCTTGTTAATGCAGGCATGGAAATTAGCCCCAGCTTTGGCAACTGGTAACACTGTTGTCATGAAAACAGCAGAACAAACGCCTTTATCAGCCTTACGAGTAGGAGAATTAATTGTCGAAGCAGGTTTTCCCCCTGGTGTGGTGAATATCTTATCAGGATACGGCCCCACAGCCGGGGCAGCTATCGCACGCCACATGGATATTGATAAAGTAGCGTTTACAGGTTCCACTGAAGTAGGGCATCTCATTATGGAAGCTGCTGCTAAAAGTAACCTCAAGCGCGTCACCCTCGAACTTGGTGGCAAAAGTCCTAACATTGTCTTTGCCGATGCCGATTTCGATCAAGCGATCGCCGGCGCTCACGATGCTATATTCTTTAATCAAGGTCAATGCTGCTGTGCTGGTTCGCGGCTATTTGTCGAAGAAAAGTGTTACGACGAATTTGTAGCTAAAACTGTAGAAAAAGCCAGAAACCGCATTGTGGGCAACCCCTTTGATCCCGATACCGAACAAGGGCCGCAAGTAGATCAAGAACAATTTAACAGAGTCATGAGCTACATTGAATCTGGAATGCGGGAAGGCGCACAGATGCTTTGTGGCGGTAATCGCGTGGGCGAACAAGGTTACTTTATTGCCCCGACAGTGTTTGCCGATGTCCGTGACGAAATGAAGATTGCCCAGGAGGAAATCTTCGGCCCGGTGATGAGTATCATCAAGTTTAAAGATATCGAAGAAGTGATTCAACGGGCAAACGCCACCATGTATGGACTTGCTGCCGCAGTTTGGACACAAGATATCACCAAAGCTCAGGCGATCGCTAACAATGTCCGAGCTGGTACAATCTGGGTTAATTGCTACGATGTCTTTGATGCAGCCGCCCCCTTTGGTGGGTTCAAGCAATCCGGTATTGGTCGAGAATTAGGTGAATATGGCTTACAACAGTACACAGAAATCAAGACTGTTACCATAAAGTTGTAA
- a CDS encoding peptidoglycan-binding protein, translated as MTSMTNSINNHNYHNQPIIKQGNTGEIVKVLQKLLRNHCCYSGTIDGVCSSETIGGVILFQHRVFLPENGIVDEKTWQALYKGGAVNLPTLQNGSQGELVVALQQRLYIAGYYTGLIDGDFSLLTQAAVKSFQFRHKLKVDGIVGDRTWFTLSNTPFFSS; from the coding sequence ATGACGAGCATGACTAATTCCATTAACAATCATAATTACCACAATCAACCGATAATTAAACAAGGTAATACAGGTGAGATAGTCAAAGTCCTGCAAAAGCTTTTAAGAAATCACTGTTGTTATTCTGGAACTATTGATGGGGTTTGTAGTTCGGAAACTATTGGAGGTGTTATTTTATTTCAACACCGGGTTTTTCTACCAGAGAACGGTATTGTTGATGAGAAAACTTGGCAAGCCTTGTACAAAGGAGGAGCAGTTAATTTGCCTACTCTCCAAAATGGTAGCCAAGGCGAATTAGTCGTAGCCTTACAACAGAGATTATATATTGCTGGCTACTACACAGGATTAATTGACGGAGACTTTAGTTTACTGACACAAGCAGCAGTCAAATCTTTTCAATTTCGTCATAAATTAAAGGTGGATGGGATTGTTGGCGATCGCACTTGGTTTACTCTGAGTAACACACCTTTTTTCAGCAGTTAA